The genome window CCGCATCGCCTGTCCCTGGCTGATCAAACGGTTCATTGATCCGGATGCACAGATCTTTTTCTTCCCATTTGATCAGGTTAAAGCCAAAGCAGCGGAACTGGGCGCTACGCCCTTCGATATTCCGGACACCGAATTTACTCATTATGAAGACCGCTGCACTTTCGACTTTTTTCTCGAAAGATATGAGATCGAAGATCCTGCATTAAAGGATATGGCTGTCATCATCCGCGGGGCTGATACTGACGACCATTCGCTGGCTGCTCAGTCATCCGGACTCTGGGCAATATCGGCTGGCCTCGCTTATAATATCAATGATGATCAGGAACTGCTTGAAAAAGGAATGCTGATTTATGATGCGCTTTATAGCTGGGCAACGCACCTTCAGAAACAAAAGCACACCCAAAACCCAACCGAGAAGCTGCTGCTGGCTGTTTTTAATACTTACCTGGATAAACAGAAATCTGAGCATCTTAAAACCCCTAAATGGGCAAAAGAACTCAAAGAAATCATTCAGGACCAGATCGATACCAACCTAAGTTTAAGCCTGAAAGAGATTTCGGAGGGTTTACAAATACATCCTTCCTACGTGTCCCGGGAGTTTTCGAAGTATTTCAGCAACCTGTCCTTTGGTGAATACATTCGCAAGCTGCGCATCGAAAAAGCCGTCGATTTGCTTGCAAACCCCGACCATACCTTATCCGAGATTGCTTATCTGACAGGGTTCTCAGATCAAAGCCATTTCAACAGGATCTTCAAAGCTCAAACGGGACAAAATCCGTCGGATTTCCGGAAAAATTTGCCAAAAAAGTAATCTCCGTACAAATCCGTCATTTCCATTCTATCATTTGGTCACTGGCTGCGCTAGTATTGCATTGTAAAGCAAATACGAGTGTAAACTTAGAGACATTCATGTCTTCGAAGAAAAAACATGTATGGAAACCCTGACGCAGCCACAAACAACTAAATACAGCCTGGCGGAGCTGACCAGCTATTTTCTGAAACTCGGTACGCTGGGCTTTGGCGGTCCCGTTGCCCTGATCGGCTACATGCACCGCGATTTGGTGGAAGACAAAAGGTGGATTAGTGAAGATGAATACCGCGAGGGCCTGGCCCTTGCCCAACTGGCTCCTGGCCCGCTTGCTGCCCAGCTCGGCATTTACCTGGGCTATGTGCATCACGGGATTTGGGGCGCTACCCTTACCGGACTTGCCTTTGTGCTACCGTCCTTTGTCATGGTAGTTTTGTTGGGGATGGCTTACAAACTTTACGGCGGGCTTCCCTGGATGCAATCTGTGTTTTATGGCGTTGGCGCAGCGGTGATCGGTATCATTACGCTAAGTTGTTACAAACTCACTATCAAATCAATCAGTAAAATAGAGCTACAAGCGATCAAAAGCAGATGGATCCTCTGGATTTTCTTTTTTACAATGGCCCTCGTTACTGCGATCACGCAGCGGGAAGAAGTGTGGCTTTTCATTCTTCTGGGCTTCATTTATATGGTCGTGAAAGCGCCGCCCGAATGGCTGCAGCGAAGGGATACATCTTTGTCTGTCATCCTCCTGGCTGGCACGGGCTTCTGGCAATATGAGCCTGGCGAGCTCGTCAAACTCGGATTATTTTTCACTCAGGCAGGCGCCTTTGTTTTTGGAAGCGGCCTGGCAATTATTCCATTTTTGCAGGCAGGTGTCGTTGGCGAAATGGGATGGCTCAATGAGCAGCAGTTCCTGGATTCCGTAGCGGTTGCCATGATCACGCCCGGACCGGTTGTGATAACCGTTGGCTTTATCGGCTTCCTGGTTTCCGGGTTTGCCGGGGCGGCTGTCGCTGCCTTGGGCGTCTTTCTTCCCTGCTTTGTTTTCACAGTTTTGCCCGCACCTTACTTCAAAAAAATCTCCAAGAATGCCAGTATCAAAGCATTTGTCGATGGGATTACAGCGGCTGTGGTCGGCGCGCTGGTCGGGTCGGTCATTGTAATTGCGACCCGCTCAATTGTTGATATTGCATCGGCCATCCTCGCAGTTGTGACCATACTTGCACTTATTTATTTTAAGAAACTGCAAGAACCTTACATTATCGTGGCTGCGGCGCTCATTGGTTTTTGCCTGAAAACGTACCTATAAATTCTGATTAATTGCTTTTATGAAAAGATTAGCTTTACTACTGCTTGTCCTGTTTTCAGTTCCGTCCCAAGCACAAAAACAAGTCAATAAGCTCAATGGCGTGTGGTTAGGTTATTTCAACCAGACCAGAATAACAGATAAATGGGGTATCTGGCTGGATTTGCATGCAAGAAGAACTGATTTTTTAGACCGCTGGTCCACACAGATCATTCGGCCAGGAATTACTTATTATGCCAACGACCACCTCAGGTTCACGGCCGGTTATGCCTATGCGCGCAGCTATCCCGCGGCTGGCCTGCACACTGTTCGGCCCGAGAACAGGCTTTGGCAGCAGGTGCTTTGGACGAGCCGTCAGAAGCGGCTGCAAACCCAGCAGTGGATCCGGGTGGAAGAGCGATTTAACCGCAAGATTGCCAATGACGCTTTGCAGGAAGGTTACAATTTCAACTTCCGGTTCAGGTATCTGCTCAATCTGATGGTTCCCCTAAACAGTGATTTCATCGAGCCGGGGACAGTGTTCTTTGCATTCAATGATGAAATTCATATCAATGCCGGCAAGCAGATTACTTATAATCTTTTTGACCAGAACCGCCTTTTCGTGGGCCTGGGTTACCAGTTTACCAAAGGGCTCAATTTACAAGTCGGTTATATGAACCAGTTTCAGCAACTTCCTTCCGGCAACCATTTTAACAGCAACAATGTGCTAAGGATTTTTGTGTTTCACAACCTGGATATCCGGGCCAAAAAGTAATAGTTTTCCCCTTTGCTATGCTCGACGGTCGGCTAAATTGGAAAGGGCTCTCTTATTTACCAATCCAGGGATTTCATTGATGCCTCTAAAAATGGCTTTTCCTTGATTCGCTCCCGTAGTCACCATTTCATCTGCCCCGGCAGAAGGGCCTCCAATCCTGAGAACTGCATCACATTTAGCAATTAGATCAACAGCCACAGGATGAAAGATCCTATTGAATATTTCGTCCCCCATGGTTTGCGAACCTGCGGCTTCGATCAATGGCAATGCAAACCATTCCCCCATTACCGGTAGGTGGCCTTTATTATAAACCTCCAAAGCCGCCTTTGTCATAGCATCTACATTTGCCTCAATCAGCTCCGGATTATCACCTGTTCCCGAACGATAAGGGCCGGCTACTAAGATCATCATTTGATTCATACCTCTGTTATTATGTTAATTAATATGTGTTTCTCATGAAAATGTGAGCAGAAAATCCAGTTCGGCCGCTGACCAGGCCCGGCTAACCAGATCAATAGCCGTTCACGAACTTCCCTATTATCTTTTCCCTATCCGATAACTCGACGCCTAATTCTGATTACTTTTGCGCAAGTTAGATCATTTCTGATCAATACCTATAAGTGCTTTGAAATAAAACTGATAAAATCCATAGCAATGCAGCAATACCAACTGGCCCAAATTAATGTGGCCAAGATGAAGGGAATTGATATCAATGATCCTGTGATGAAAGAGTTTGTAGACAATCTCGATGCAGTTAATGCACTTGCAGAAGTAAGTGAAGGTTTTGTGTGGCGTTTGAAAGCAGAGAATAACAACGCAACCGGGCTTGATCCCTTTCAAGACCTGACCATTATCACCAATGTTTCTGTTTGGCGGGATATACCGACTTTACAGGCATTTACCTACCGCTCTTTTCATGCTGAATTTTTAAAAAGACGGCGCGAGTGGTTTTTGAACTACGGAAAGGTATCCATGGCAATGTGGTGGGTTCCCGCAGGAGCATTGACTACGATGGAACAAGCCATTGAGCGGCTTGATTATCTGACGACAAATGGCCCTTCTTTTTATGCTTTTAGCTTTAAACATCCCTTTCCAGCACCATTATACGGCGCTGAACAGATCGTACTGAGTAGTAGTTATCCCAGTCAATGCTGACCGACATTCCCCCTGCATATGTCCGGTTTTGCCTGCCTGGCAGAGATATCATTTGAATAACTTTGATGGGTTGATAATTAAAGTCTGATTTCAAACTATAAAAGCTTATGGCAAATCGCATTATATTCTTTCACGGTGGCGGGTCGAAAGAAGATTATGACGCCGACAAAAAACTGGTCGAATCACTGGAAGACAGCCTGGGGGCTCCCTACTCCATCCATTATCCTTTCTTACCCAATGACGGATCACCGGATCTGGGGAGGCGAAACCAAATTAAGGAAGCAATTTCAGAAAGTGAAGATGGGGTCATCTTAGTTGCCCACTCCCTAGGTGCGTCCATGTTACTGGCATGCCTTTCCGAATTCAACATTGAGCGAAGGATTGCAGGCATTTTTCTGATTGCGACACCTTTCTGGGCAGGAAGCGAAGACTGGGTGGTGCCTTTTAAATTGCGTCAGGACTTTGCAGAAACAATCGATAAGAATATTCCGCTCTTCTTGTATCATTGCCAGGACGATGAGGAAGTTCCGTTTATTCAACTTGCTAATTATCAGCGGGAACTTCCATGGGCGACATTCCGAGAAATTCCATCCGGAGGGCACCAGTTGAATAATGACCTTCATGTCGTAGCAAAAGATCTTCTATCGCTCAAACTGGCGTAATCAGGCATATATCCGATAGCGACTATTAGCAAATTGCTTCGCAGGAAAAGTAATGCCTTACGTTTAGCGATTTTAACCCTCCCTTCACCGATTATCTCAGGCTTGCTGCCCGAACCAGATTTAGTTTTGATCATTCGAATGTGGGAAACATTCATTGAAACCAAATCATTTTAAAATCGGGCAATCATGAAAACAAACCATTTATTAGCCAAGACAACAATTGCATTGTGTGCGACACTTTATCTTACTTCGTGCCAGGAAATGGAGCCTGAAAAAGCGGTAGGCGCGTCGGCAGAAGCGAAAGTGAATGTCGTGGCGCCGGAAACGGCTTATCCCGGAGAAGATGGCATCACAAAACGAGGAAAGCTTTTTGGCAAAGAAATAACCTATTCAGAAATCGATGGAAAGGCGGTTTTCGAAGGCGATATCATCCTGACACCGGAACAACTGGGCCAAAACACTGGTGCAAGGACCCAGGCTTTCACCAAGATACATTCACTCTGGCCCAACAACTTCATCCAGTATATCGTGGACCCAAGCATTTCGGATGACAGTGCCATTCTCGCAGCGATTGCTGATGTGGAAGCTGCTACGCCATTGCGTTTTATACGTCGTCGTTCTCTTGCTGAGATTCCGGGTTATCAATTTGCACAGACAAGTTATGTGACATTTACACGCAGCCGGGGCTACTCATCTTCTATTGGCCGCATAGGCGGCCAGCAGTTTATAGGGATTCCGTTTTTCCCGACCAAAGGTGGTATTCTGCATGAGATCGGACACACAGCGGGCCTGCTGCACGAGCATACACGCTACGACCGGAACGCTAATGTTAAGGTTAATCTCAACAATGTTGCCGAAGCCGCAAAACCGAACTTTACAATCCTCGATAATGAGGGATATGACAACAGAAAATACGGCTCCTTCGATTTCGGCTCTATTATGATGCTCGACTCGTACGCATACTCACAAAACGGCCAGCCTGTCATGACAACGCTGGATAACAAGGCATTTACCGTGCAGCGAAGCCAACTGTCAGTAGGCGATGCCCAGTGCATTACTGCTATGTATTCCAATGTGTTTGCTGTTACGCCTACCGGCATTCTGGCGGGAGACGCGGCAACGGGCAAAAATGCACCATTGGCAACGCTTTACACCGGAGCAGGTGAGATTTATGCGTTGAAAGATCAATTCTTTCTGTCACAAGGCAATAAGGTGACGCAGATCAGATCGAAATCTGGCTGGGCTTATAATGTAACATCAGGCACAGGACCCGTAAATGGCATGACTTACTACAAAGGAAATATATTCACATTGCAAGATGGGAGCGTATGGAAAACCGAAGCTACAAATTGTGTTAGACAGCAATACACAGGGCCATTTTTCACCGGCGGAACCGCATTGGCCTACGCATTCGGGCTTCCCTACGCGGTGGTTGGCGACAGGCTCCACATTATTTCAATTGATGGTAAAAACAATAGTGTCATGGCATACGGATACAGCGGGGTTACCGAAATGGTGGGCTGGAAAGCCTGGCTTTATGTCATCAAACCGAGCGGCAAGCTCTATAAAGTAAACCCGACCAACGGCGACATTGTCCAACACGGAACCACAACTTTTTCGTCCAATGCCCAATTGACATGCACGGGTAAAAATCTGCTGGTTGTTAGCCAGGGCACATTATACAGCGTAGATGAAGCAGGGATTACAAAACCAATTTCAGGCGGCTGGGCCAATGTAACCGATATTTCAGCCGTCAATTCAGAAGATCAACCTTAATGTCTACATAGCAAATGACAAAAATCTCTGCACACTTTTCATTGTGCAGAGATTTTTTTTGCTAGCGATCCACACACGAATGCGCCTTTTGCTAACCTTATAATTGTATGAAAACAGAATAAGCTGGCATCCTGATTTGATCGACGAACATTATTCATTAATGGCCAGTATTATGATGGTGAAACGATGCATCAAACGGCACTTCTGTTACCATATTCATTCTGTCCAGGTGCGATTCCGCATTTTATCATGGAAAAACGGCAGCTCGCTGGGAAGTTATGAATTCGATCTGCTGATCCTTTCCGGGCCTGGCGTCACCGGGCTTAAAGCCTTCCCCGGTTTTGAAATCATAGTCAAATGCCAATCCTGACACATTTCTATGAGCAACATTCACGTGCTCTACGGAATAAATCTCGGCATTTATATTGGTCCCATACCATTGCGGCATTGGTTTTTGTTTCCAGGTTACCAGGGTATACTGTGCTCCTGGGCTTAGTTTGAGCAAAGAATCCTGAGCCGTTTGCAGCGCAATGTCATTGCCGTAAAGCATTGCAATCGTGCCTTTCTTGTTATTAATGATGGATTTGATCACCTTTTCATTTCCCGCATCGTACAGGTATTCAGGTGCAAGATCGGCAGTGTTGCGATCGTTGCAGGACATTACAAAAAGTGCCAGCGCTGTGATATATAGTGAAATAGTTGACTTCATTTTGGTGCTATTTATTTGGTCGGAATGTTGAATACAAAATCGTTTTCAGGTGCAAGCAGCCGGTGGCAATTCGCGCAAGTCTGTTCAAAAAGGACCGTTTTGCCTGCTGGTTTCAGATCGAGTCCGTCAAATTTCGCAAATCCCCAGCCTTCGGTTGAGCTGTATTTTTTGCTGTCTTTGATCATAAACTGTGCATTTTGAAAATTGCCTGGCAGCACATTGCCGTCTTTATCCTCCGCCTGTTTACCCCAAACGACCTTTACCACCCTGGATCCGTCGGGGAAAGGAAGTTGATGGTTTTTAAGAGCCTTCACCAAAACATCATTTCCGTAAACGATCCGCATGCTGCCCCCGTCAAACTTATCGGTCACGCTGATGATCTTCCAGTTTTTGTACTCCGCAGAATAGGGAATGCCATTCAAGGAGACCGGCGTTTTTTGAGTCAAAAATTTATCATTTGTTAAAGATCGGGCAACGATCCTGGCGGTGTCCACTTTATGCCTTCCCGGAAGTGTATTGACATATTGTTTCAAAACCGTCAGTTCGGATGCAGACACTTTGCTGCCGGGATGTGCCAGCTGATAACGTTGTAGAGGCATTTTCTGCTGATCGATTGCGTTCACCATTTCCCAAAGCAACAACTCCTGCACAGCAGGCGGGTTTCTGTCCCATTCCGAAAAATTAAACCGCGACCGCGCCTCATTCACATCATGCGCCACCAGGAAGGATGCTGGGGCGATCCTATCAAACCATTCTACTTTGGCTTCATTGGAATGGCAGTCATAACAAGCCCGCTCCAAGATCTGCTTTACCTCCTTTGGAACCACAATTTCGCTGGTCACCGGCGGATTTTTAATGGCTGGAGAGCCGATTTGCAATGCTACAAAAATGATGATGAGCACGATCGCCGCACTTTTGTAAAATGTTAACCCTGGCTTTTTCATTCTGTATAATATCTGATTCTCATAGCTCAAATATAGCTCT of Dyadobacter chenhuakuii contains these proteins:
- a CDS encoding heme-binding domain-containing protein, producing the protein MKKPGLTFYKSAAIVLIIIFVALQIGSPAIKNPPVTSEIVVPKEVKQILERACYDCHSNEAKVEWFDRIAPASFLVAHDVNEARSRFNFSEWDRNPPAVQELLLWEMVNAIDQQKMPLQRYQLAHPGSKVSASELTVLKQYVNTLPGRHKVDTARIVARSLTNDKFLTQKTPVSLNGIPYSAEYKNWKIISVTDKFDGGSMRIVYGNDVLVKALKNHQLPFPDGSRVVKVVWGKQAEDKDGNVLPGNFQNAQFMIKDSKKYSSTEGWGFAKFDGLDLKPAGKTVLFEQTCANCHRLLAPENDFVFNIPTK
- a CDS encoding DUF4406 domain-containing protein, whose translation is MMILVAGPYRSGTGDNPELIEANVDAMTKAALEVYNKGHLPVMGEWFALPLIEAAGSQTMGDEIFNRIFHPVAVDLIAKCDAVLRIGGPSAGADEMVTTGANQGKAIFRGINEIPGLVNKRALSNLADRRA
- a CDS encoding M12 family metallopeptidase, which gives rise to MKTNHLLAKTTIALCATLYLTSCQEMEPEKAVGASAEAKVNVVAPETAYPGEDGITKRGKLFGKEITYSEIDGKAVFEGDIILTPEQLGQNTGARTQAFTKIHSLWPNNFIQYIVDPSISDDSAILAAIADVEAATPLRFIRRRSLAEIPGYQFAQTSYVTFTRSRGYSSSIGRIGGQQFIGIPFFPTKGGILHEIGHTAGLLHEHTRYDRNANVKVNLNNVAEAAKPNFTILDNEGYDNRKYGSFDFGSIMMLDSYAYSQNGQPVMTTLDNKAFTVQRSQLSVGDAQCITAMYSNVFAVTPTGILAGDAATGKNAPLATLYTGAGEIYALKDQFFLSQGNKVTQIRSKSGWAYNVTSGTGPVNGMTYYKGNIFTLQDGSVWKTEATNCVRQQYTGPFFTGGTALAYAFGLPYAVVGDRLHIISIDGKNNSVMAYGYSGVTEMVGWKAWLYVIKPSGKLYKVNPTNGDIVQHGTTTFSSNAQLTCTGKNLLVVSQGTLYSVDEAGITKPISGGWANVTDISAVNSEDQP
- a CDS encoding alpha/beta hydrolase; translation: MANRIIFFHGGGSKEDYDADKKLVESLEDSLGAPYSIHYPFLPNDGSPDLGRRNQIKEAISESEDGVILVAHSLGASMLLACLSEFNIERRIAGIFLIATPFWAGSEDWVVPFKLRQDFAETIDKNIPLFLYHCQDDEEVPFIQLANYQRELPWATFREIPSGGHQLNNDLHVVAKDLLSLKLA
- a CDS encoding chromate transporter, encoding METLTQPQTTKYSLAELTSYFLKLGTLGFGGPVALIGYMHRDLVEDKRWISEDEYREGLALAQLAPGPLAAQLGIYLGYVHHGIWGATLTGLAFVLPSFVMVVLLGMAYKLYGGLPWMQSVFYGVGAAVIGIITLSCYKLTIKSISKIELQAIKSRWILWIFFFTMALVTAITQREEVWLFILLGFIYMVVKAPPEWLQRRDTSLSVILLAGTGFWQYEPGELVKLGLFFTQAGAFVFGSGLAIIPFLQAGVVGEMGWLNEQQFLDSVAVAMITPGPVVITVGFIGFLVSGFAGAAVAALGVFLPCFVFTVLPAPYFKKISKNASIKAFVDGITAAVVGALVGSVIVIATRSIVDIASAILAVVTILALIYFKKLQEPYIIVAAALIGFCLKTYL
- a CDS encoding chromate resistance protein ChrB domain-containing protein produces the protein MKWITRERPKIDRIACPWLIKRFIDPDAQIFFFPFDQVKAKAAELGATPFDIPDTEFTHYEDRCTFDFFLERYEIEDPALKDMAVIIRGADTDDHSLAAQSSGLWAISAGLAYNINDDQELLEKGMLIYDALYSWATHLQKQKHTQNPTEKLLLAVFNTYLDKQKSEHLKTPKWAKELKEIIQDQIDTNLSLSLKEISEGLQIHPSYVSREFSKYFSNLSFGEYIRKLRIEKAVDLLANPDHTLSEIAYLTGFSDQSHFNRIFKAQTGQNPSDFRKNLPKK
- a CDS encoding DUF3291 domain-containing protein — translated: MQQYQLAQINVAKMKGIDINDPVMKEFVDNLDAVNALAEVSEGFVWRLKAENNNATGLDPFQDLTIITNVSVWRDIPTLQAFTYRSFHAEFLKRRREWFLNYGKVSMAMWWVPAGALTTMEQAIERLDYLTTNGPSFYAFSFKHPFPAPLYGAEQIVLSSSYPSQC
- a CDS encoding DUF2490 domain-containing protein, with the translated sequence MKRLALLLLVLFSVPSQAQKQVNKLNGVWLGYFNQTRITDKWGIWLDLHARRTDFLDRWSTQIIRPGITYYANDHLRFTAGYAYARSYPAAGLHTVRPENRLWQQVLWTSRQKRLQTQQWIRVEERFNRKIANDALQEGYNFNFRFRYLLNLMVPLNSDFIEPGTVFFAFNDEIHINAGKQITYNLFDQNRLFVGLGYQFTKGLNLQVGYMNQFQQLPSGNHFNSNNVLRIFVFHNLDIRAKK